Proteins encoded together in one Deinococcus sp. Marseille-Q6407 window:
- the uvrA gene encoding excinuclease ABC subunit UvrA, with translation MRPPATPVTQASNLIVRGAREHNLKNVTVELPRDQFIVITGVSGSGKSTLAFDTIYAEGQRRYVESLSAYARQFLGLMEKPDVDAIEGLSPAISIDQKTTSHNPRSTVGTVTEVHDYLRLLFARVGTPYCPICGRKIERQSPSEITDRLLDGYPDARAILLAPVVRGRKGEYRKLFGDLRREGFARVRVDGVLYELEEAEKLKLEKFEKHDVDVVIDRLKLRADDRGRIAESVELGLRRGEGLLRVMLPDQGAEELYSEKFACPEHGSVLEELEPRSFSFNNPYGACGDCSGLGYKQKFSAERVVDPELSIAGGAILPWSKKGSTGGIYYWDKLRALSEHLEFDLKAPWRDLPQKVQDIILNGIDEPFEVVYRRGGKETMRFMTEYEGVLPNLERRYLDTESDYMREKLEEMMELQPCPTCGGTRYRPEILAVRAGGLNIAQVSSMSVLDADTFFGRLAENAVTAEDAAPYVKGNLGGTAQAAPARHPEYRLSEFGAAVAAPIQKAIRTRLSFLVDVGLDYLSLDRTANTLSGGEAQRIRLATQVGSGLTGVLYVLDEPSIGLHPKDNGRLIGTLKNLRDLGNTLLVVEHDEDTMLEADYLVDMGPGAGVHGGDVVSAGTPQEVRDDPNSLTGKYLRGELEIPLPDKRRRGNGRRLRIFGANQHNLKDVDIEIPLGIMTVVTGPSGSGKSTLIHDILHATLARDLNGAKTSPGRYNRIEGLEHLDKVIEIDQSPIGRTPRSNPATYTGVFTEIRDLFTRTPEARRRGYQAGRFSFNVKGGRCEHCKGDGVMKIEMNFLPDIYVPCEVCHGARYNRETLEVKYNDKTIADVLDMTVEDACEFFESIPAIAGKLQLLLDVGLGYMKIGQPSTTLSGGEAQRIKLATELAKRATGKTIYILDEPTTGLHFEDVRKLMLVLERLVEGGNTLVIIEHNLDVMKSADHIIDLGPEGGVRGGTVVTAGTPEQVAAHPTSYTGEYLRMVRGLVPAAQSEIHSSPAAGSKSAQVGAASSKATKAEADKLAPKRSAAKADKAAEPAKKAPAKKTPAKKAETAAASSKPRKAAGQKGKKA, from the coding sequence GTGCGCCCGCCGGCCACCCCCGTCACCCAGGCGTCTAACCTGATTGTGCGCGGCGCCCGCGAACACAACCTCAAGAACGTCACGGTCGAGCTGCCGCGCGACCAGTTCATCGTCATTACCGGGGTGTCGGGCTCGGGCAAAAGCACCCTGGCCTTCGACACCATCTACGCCGAGGGCCAGCGCCGCTACGTCGAGTCCCTGAGCGCTTATGCCCGGCAGTTCCTGGGCCTGATGGAAAAGCCGGACGTGGACGCCATCGAAGGGCTTTCACCGGCCATTTCGATTGACCAAAAGACCACCAGCCACAACCCGCGCTCCACGGTGGGCACCGTCACCGAAGTCCATGATTACCTGCGGTTGCTGTTCGCGCGGGTGGGCACGCCCTACTGCCCCATCTGCGGGCGTAAGATTGAGCGCCAGAGTCCCAGTGAAATCACCGACCGGCTGCTGGACGGCTACCCGGACGCCCGCGCCATTCTGCTGGCGCCGGTGGTGCGCGGCCGCAAGGGCGAGTACCGCAAGCTGTTCGGTGACCTGCGGCGCGAGGGCTTTGCCCGCGTGCGGGTAGACGGCGTGCTGTATGAGCTGGAAGAAGCCGAGAAGCTGAAGTTGGAAAAGTTCGAGAAGCACGATGTGGACGTGGTGATTGACCGCCTGAAGCTGCGCGCCGACGACCGGGGCCGCATTGCTGAAAGTGTGGAGCTGGGCCTGCGCCGCGGCGAGGGCCTGCTGCGGGTGATGCTGCCTGATCAGGGCGCCGAGGAACTGTATTCCGAGAAATTCGCCTGCCCCGAACACGGCAGCGTGCTGGAAGAACTGGAGCCGCGCTCCTTTTCCTTCAACAACCCCTACGGCGCCTGCGGCGACTGCTCGGGCCTGGGCTACAAGCAGAAATTCTCGGCCGAGCGGGTGGTGGACCCGGAACTGTCTATTGCGGGCGGGGCCATTTTGCCCTGGTCCAAGAAGGGCTCGACCGGCGGCATCTACTACTGGGACAAGCTGCGGGCGCTTTCCGAGCACCTGGAATTCGACCTCAAAGCACCCTGGCGTGACCTGCCGCAGAAGGTGCAGGACATCATCCTGAACGGCATCGACGAGCCATTCGAGGTGGTCTACCGGCGCGGCGGCAAGGAAACCATGCGCTTTATGACCGAGTATGAGGGCGTGCTGCCCAACCTGGAGCGGCGCTACCTGGACACCGAGTCCGACTACATGCGCGAGAAGCTCGAAGAGATGATGGAGCTGCAGCCCTGCCCCACCTGCGGTGGCACCCGTTACCGGCCCGAAATCCTGGCGGTGCGCGCCGGGGGGCTGAACATCGCGCAGGTCAGCAGCATGAGCGTGCTGGACGCCGACACCTTTTTCGGCCGGCTGGCCGAGAACGCGGTAACGGCGGAGGACGCTGCGCCCTACGTGAAGGGCAACCTGGGCGGCACGGCGCAGGCGGCCCCGGCGCGGCACCCCGAGTACCGGCTGAGCGAATTCGGCGCGGCGGTAGCGGCCCCGATTCAAAAGGCCATCCGCACCCGGCTGAGCTTTCTGGTGGACGTGGGCCTGGATTACCTGTCGCTGGACCGCACCGCCAATACTCTTTCCGGCGGCGAGGCGCAGCGCATCCGGCTGGCGACCCAGGTGGGCAGCGGCCTGACCGGCGTGCTGTATGTGCTGGACGAGCCCAGCATCGGACTGCACCCCAAGGACAACGGCCGCCTGATCGGCACCCTCAAGAACCTGCGCGACCTGGGCAACACCCTGCTGGTGGTGGAACACGACGAAGACACCATGCTGGAAGCCGATTATCTGGTGGACATGGGCCCCGGCGCCGGGGTCCACGGCGGCGACGTGGTTTCGGCCGGCACGCCCCAGGAGGTCCGCGACGACCCCAACAGCCTGACCGGCAAGTACCTGCGCGGCGAGCTGGAGATTCCGCTGCCCGACAAGCGCCGCCGCGGCAATGGCCGCCGGCTGCGGATTTTCGGGGCCAATCAGCACAACCTCAAAGACGTGGATATCGAGATTCCGCTGGGCATCATGACGGTGGTCACCGGCCCCAGCGGCTCAGGCAAGAGCACCCTGATTCACGACATCCTGCACGCCACGCTGGCCCGCGACCTCAACGGCGCCAAGACCAGCCCGGGCCGCTACAACCGCATTGAGGGCCTGGAACACCTCGACAAAGTCATCGAAATCGACCAGTCGCCCATCGGCCGCACCCCGCGCTCCAACCCGGCCACCTACACTGGCGTGTTCACCGAAATCCGCGACCTGTTCACCCGCACCCCCGAGGCGCGGCGCCGGGGCTATCAGGCGGGCCGCTTTTCCTTCAACGTGAAGGGCGGGCGCTGTGAGCACTGCAAGGGTGACGGCGTCATGAAAATCGAGATGAACTTCCTGCCAGACATCTACGTGCCGTGCGAGGTCTGTCACGGTGCGCGCTACAACCGCGAAACGCTGGAAGTCAAATACAACGACAAAACCATCGCCGACGTGCTGGACATGACGGTGGAAGACGCCTGCGAGTTCTTCGAGAGTATTCCCGCAATCGCCGGCAAGCTGCAACTGCTGCTGGACGTGGGTCTGGGCTACATGAAAATCGGGCAGCCCAGCACCACGCTCTCGGGCGGTGAGGCGCAGCGCATCAAGCTGGCGACCGAACTGGCGAAAAGAGCGACCGGCAAGACCATCTACATTCTCGACGAACCCACCACCGGCCTGCACTTCGAGGACGTGCGCAAGCTGATGCTGGTGCTGGAGCGGCTGGTCGAGGGCGGCAACACCCTGGTGATCATCGAACACAACCTGGACGTGATGAAGTCCGCCGACCACATCATCGACCTGGGGCCCGAAGGCGGCGTGCGGGGCGGCACGGTGGTCACGGCCGGCACCCCCGAACAGGTTGCCGCGCACCCCACCAGCTACACTGGGGAGTACCTGCGGATGGTCCGGGGCCTGGTCCCGGCGGCGCAGAGCGAAATCCACTCTTCTCCGGCGGCTGGCAGCAAGTCCGCTCAAGTCGGGGCCGCCAGCAGCAAGGCCACCAAGGCAGAAGCTGACAAGCTCGCACCCAAGCGCAGCGCCGCCAAGGCGGACAAAGCGGCGGAGCCGGCCAAAAAAGCCCCCGCAAAAAAGACCCCGGCAAAAAAAGCTGAGACGGCCGCCGCAAGCAGCAAGCCCCGCAAGGCCGCCGGACAGAAAGGCAAGAAGGCATGA
- the rny gene encoding ribonuclease Y, whose translation MTVPYIILALLGIMAAFWAGQQLGSQRRQQVEQQHEQQALERAGAIRQEAEAEVAALREQARSDVQALRTSAQADAEAQAAQILQQAQQQTEQQRAQLAEQLREQRQQLEDRRSQLAEQRQQFQSLRDTVSADRLQLEQERGQLAAERSSLKAEMAEDRERLNADRQEYRNEREAMNRELERQSRRAEQLDVRGERLDALEERLERQARELAGQEQELQSRAAEVCTRLQEVAGLSREEARERILSALDAELEEEKAARVRSAADLSSKEIARQARSVIAQAIQRSASETSAQLSVSVVPIPSDAMKGRLIGREGRNIRAFEALTGVDLIIDDTPEAVMLSSFNPLRREVARHVLEGLLEDGRIHPARIEEMVGRAQEDMRTFIHTQGEEAAIEAGVVGLKPGLLQLLGRMYFRSSYGQNVLKHSVQVAHLTGIMADELGLDAVMARRAGLLHDIGKSIDREVEGTHVEIGISLAARFGEPHEVIDGIAHHHDPENGETLYSVLVAAADAISAARPGARREELEAYTRRLEALEEIAVSFPGVQQAYAIQAGREVRVIVQPDQVSDAQATLLARDVAGRIEQDMEYPGQVQVTVVRESRATEIAR comes from the coding sequence TTGACAGTCCCATACATCATTCTGGCTCTGTTGGGAATCATGGCCGCGTTCTGGGCCGGGCAGCAGCTGGGCAGCCAGCGCCGCCAGCAGGTCGAGCAACAGCACGAGCAGCAGGCCCTTGAGCGGGCCGGAGCCATTCGCCAGGAAGCCGAGGCCGAGGTGGCCGCGCTGCGCGAGCAGGCCCGCAGTGACGTGCAGGCCCTGCGGACCAGCGCCCAGGCTGACGCCGAGGCGCAGGCTGCACAGATTCTCCAACAGGCCCAACAACAGACCGAACAGCAGCGTGCCCAGCTGGCCGAGCAACTGCGCGAGCAGCGCCAGCAGCTGGAGGACCGCCGCAGCCAGCTGGCCGAGCAGCGCCAGCAGTTTCAGTCGCTGCGCGACACGGTCAGCGCCGACCGGCTGCAGCTGGAACAGGAGCGCGGACAGCTGGCCGCCGAGCGCAGTTCTCTCAAGGCCGAGATGGCCGAGGACCGCGAGCGCCTGAACGCCGACCGCCAGGAATACCGCAACGAGCGCGAGGCCATGAACCGCGAGCTGGAACGCCAGAGCCGCCGCGCCGAGCAGCTGGACGTGCGCGGCGAACGCCTCGACGCCCTGGAAGAACGCCTGGAGCGTCAGGCCCGCGAGCTGGCTGGACAGGAACAGGAGCTACAGAGCCGCGCCGCTGAGGTCTGTACCCGTTTGCAGGAGGTGGCCGGACTGAGCCGCGAGGAAGCCCGCGAGCGCATTCTGAGCGCCCTGGACGCCGAGCTGGAAGAGGAAAAGGCCGCCCGCGTCCGCAGCGCCGCCGATCTGAGCAGCAAGGAAATTGCCCGGCAGGCCCGCAGCGTGATTGCCCAGGCCATTCAGCGCAGCGCCTCTGAAACCAGCGCTCAGCTGTCGGTGAGCGTGGTGCCGATTCCCAGCGACGCCATGAAAGGCCGCTTGATCGGCCGCGAGGGCCGCAACATCCGGGCCTTTGAGGCGCTAACTGGTGTGGACCTGATCATCGACGACACCCCCGAAGCGGTGATGCTCAGCAGCTTCAACCCACTGCGGCGCGAGGTGGCCCGGCACGTGCTGGAAGGCCTGCTGGAAGACGGCCGCATTCACCCCGCCCGCATCGAGGAGATGGTGGGCCGCGCCCAGGAGGACATGCGCACCTTTATTCACACCCAGGGCGAGGAAGCCGCCATCGAGGCGGGCGTGGTGGGCCTCAAGCCGGGGCTGCTGCAGCTGCTGGGGCGAATGTATTTCCGCTCCAGCTACGGGCAGAATGTCCTCAAGCACTCTGTTCAGGTGGCGCACCTGACCGGCATCATGGCCGACGAACTGGGCCTGGACGCCGTGATGGCCCGCCGCGCCGGGCTGCTGCACGACATCGGCAAGAGCATCGACCGCGAGGTGGAAGGCACCCACGTGGAGATCGGCATCAGCTTGGCGGCCCGCTTCGGTGAGCCGCACGAGGTGATTGACGGCATCGCCCACCACCACGACCCCGAAAACGGCGAGACGCTGTACTCGGTGCTGGTGGCCGCTGCCGACGCCATCAGCGCGGCCCGCCCCGGCGCACGCCGCGAGGAGCTGGAAGCCTACACCCGCCGCCTGGAAGCCCTGGAAGAAATTGCGGTGTCGTTTCCCGGTGTGCAGCAGGCCTACGCCATTCAGGCCGGCCGCGAGGTGCGGGTGATCGTGCAGCCGGATCAGGTGAGCGACGCGCAGGCCACGCTGCTGGCCCGCGACGTGGCCGGCCGCATCGAGCAAGACATGGAATACCCCGGGCAGGTGCAGGTCACGGTGGTACGCGAAAGCCGCGCCACCGAAATCGCCCGCTAG
- a CDS encoding ankyrin repeat domain-containing protein, whose protein sequence is MTHASELDPQILELLQRMFDLARAGEAAEVQGWLEQGVPVNLTNEKGDTLLMLAAYNSQPEVVRVLLEAGADASRANDRGQTPLQAAAFKGELDMVRLMLDLGVDVDSPGPDGRTALFLAAMFDRSEMLELLLNRGADLNARDAAGFSALDAARQMGAQNTAARLAELMAAGTSAAERHS, encoded by the coding sequence ATGACCCATGCCTCCGAACTTGACCCCCAGATTCTGGAATTGCTGCAGCGCATGTTCGACCTGGCCCGCGCCGGCGAGGCGGCCGAGGTGCAGGGCTGGCTGGAACAGGGTGTGCCGGTCAACCTGACCAACGAAAAGGGCGATACCCTGCTGATGCTGGCCGCTTACAACAGCCAGCCGGAAGTGGTGCGGGTGCTGCTGGAAGCCGGCGCCGACGCGTCGCGTGCCAACGACCGGGGCCAGACTCCGCTTCAGGCCGCCGCCTTCAAGGGTGAGCTGGACATGGTGCGCCTGATGCTGGACCTGGGCGTGGATGTGGACAGCCCCGGCCCCGACGGCCGCACCGCCCTGTTCCTGGCCGCCATGTTCGACCGCAGCGAGATGCTGGAACTGCTGCTGAACCGTGGCGCCGACCTGAACGCCCGTGACGCCGCCGGCTTCAGCGCCCTGGACGCCGCCCGGCAGATGGGCGCCCAGAACACGGCCGCACGCTTGGCCGAACTGATGGCCGCCGGCACCTCGGCTGCCGAGCGCCACAGCTGA
- a CDS encoding CTP synthase — MKYIFVTGGVVSSLGKGIASASLGALLRARGYKVTAVKIDPYINIDAGTMRPYEHGECFVTASGAETDLDIGNYERFLDLDIPQGSNITTGQVYQEVIRKERAGDYLSQTVQVIPHVTDEIKRRIRTAGETAGAEIVLVEVGGTVGDIESLPFLEAIRQFRFDEGDENVLFLHLTLVPYLGTSNEFKTKPTQHSVAALRSYGISPDIVMVRSKEKLPDDITRKIAAFTSVRENRVFSSYDVPHIYEVPLALEEQGLGKAVEDLLGLERTHPNLNVWTNAVKTLKTPENEVTIAIAGKYTAMPDAYLSLLESLTHAGIANDARVNIKWVNAEELSESGENIEALLGDADGILVPGGFGIRGIEGKIRAAQYARERGVPYLGVCLGMQVAVIEYARHQAGIKDANSSEFDPYAEDKVIDLMPEQLEVEGLGGTMRLGDWPMQLAPGTRVAEMYGVPQGGVVTERHRHRYEVNPRYVPQLQDAGLVISGVTPGMNGRGAGLVETIELPRNVHPYYVALQAHPEFKSRPMRPSPPFAGLVEAALERQRQAQASSQA; from the coding sequence ATGAAATACATCTTCGTTACCGGCGGCGTGGTCAGCAGCCTGGGCAAGGGCATCGCCAGCGCCAGCCTGGGCGCGCTGCTGCGGGCCCGTGGTTACAAAGTCACCGCTGTCAAAATCGACCCTTACATCAACATCGACGCCGGCACCATGCGCCCTTATGAGCACGGCGAGTGCTTTGTGACCGCTTCGGGCGCCGAAACGGACCTGGACATCGGCAACTACGAGCGCTTCCTTGACCTGGATATCCCCCAGGGCAGCAACATCACCACCGGGCAGGTGTACCAGGAAGTCATCCGCAAGGAGCGGGCCGGCGATTACCTCTCGCAGACCGTGCAGGTGATTCCGCACGTGACCGACGAGATCAAGCGCCGGATTCGCACCGCCGGTGAAACGGCCGGCGCCGAAATCGTGCTGGTGGAAGTGGGCGGCACGGTGGGTGACATCGAATCGCTGCCGTTCCTGGAAGCCATCCGGCAGTTCCGCTTTGACGAGGGCGACGAGAATGTCCTGTTCCTGCATCTGACGCTGGTGCCGTACCTGGGCACCTCCAACGAGTTCAAGACCAAGCCCACCCAGCACTCGGTGGCGGCGCTGCGTAGCTACGGCATCAGCCCCGACATCGTGATGGTGCGCTCCAAGGAAAAACTGCCGGATGACATCACCCGCAAGATCGCCGCCTTTACCAGCGTGCGTGAAAACCGGGTGTTCAGCAGCTACGACGTGCCGCACATCTACGAGGTGCCGCTGGCGCTGGAAGAACAGGGCCTGGGCAAGGCGGTGGAGGACCTGCTGGGTCTGGAACGCACCCACCCCAACCTGAATGTCTGGACCAACGCCGTCAAGACCCTCAAGACCCCGGAAAACGAGGTCACCATCGCCATTGCGGGCAAGTACACCGCCATGCCCGACGCTTACCTCAGCCTGCTGGAATCGCTGACCCATGCCGGCATCGCCAACGACGCCCGCGTCAACATCAAGTGGGTCAACGCCGAGGAACTTTCCGAAAGCGGCGAAAACATCGAAGCCCTGCTGGGCGATGCCGACGGCATTCTGGTGCCGGGCGGCTTCGGCATTCGCGGCATCGAGGGCAAGATTCGCGCCGCCCAGTACGCCCGCGAGCGTGGCGTGCCTTATCTGGGCGTCTGCCTGGGCATGCAGGTGGCCGTCATCGAGTACGCCCGGCACCAGGCCGGTATCAAGGACGCCAACTCCTCCGAGTTCGACCCCTACGCCGAGGACAAGGTGATTGACCTGATGCCCGAGCAGCTGGAAGTGGAAGGTCTGGGCGGCACCATGCGACTGGGTGACTGGCCCATGCAGCTGGCCCCCGGCACCCGCGTGGCCGAGATGTACGGCGTGCCGCAGGGCGGCGTGGTGACCGAGCGCCACCGCCACCGCTACGAGGTGAACCCCCGTTATGTGCCGCAGCTGCAAGACGCCGGTCTGGTCATCAGCGGCGTGACGCCCGGCATGAACGGCCGCGGCGCCGGCCTGGTGGAAACCATCGAGCTGCCCCGCAATGTCCACCCCTACTACGTGGCGCTGCAGGCGCACCCCGAGTTCAAGAGCCGCCCGATGCGCCCCAGCCCGCCTTTTGCCGGTCTGGTCGAAGCGGCGCTGGAACGTCAGCGGCAGGCCCAGGCTTCTTCCCAGGCCTAA
- a CDS encoding PspC domain-containing protein, with protein sequence MKRDPLPERPATEFRRDESRKMLAGVVAGLQRRYLPQTDLTLLRVLVVLLGIMTGAAPFLMVAYVLLWILAPAA encoded by the coding sequence ATGAAAAGAGATCCCCTGCCCGAGCGTCCGGCAACCGAATTCCGCCGCGACGAAAGCCGCAAGATGCTGGCCGGCGTGGTGGCCGGATTGCAACGCCGTTACCTGCCTCAGACCGACTTGACCCTGCTGCGGGTTCTGGTGGTGCTGCTCGGCATCATGACTGGCGCCGCTCCCTTTCTCATGGTGGCTTACGTGCTGCTGTGGATTCTGGCTCCGGCAGCCTGA
- a CDS encoding NAD-dependent malic enzyme codes for MPSPNQLTRYYDVKRDANGQRYVEVHVTGFPLLQIPLLNKSTGFSREERRALNIEGLVPPHTSSLQEQKTRTYNSYRKQTSDFERHEFLRALQDRNEVLFYALLLDHLEEMLPILYTPTVGEAVKNFSDIYRYPRGLAVSTDDIEHVEEVLDNVPLNDVRMIVATDSSAILGIGDQGFGGMAISIGKLSLYVAGGGLGLDKTLPVELDVGTDRKDLLDDPLYLGQHHRRLTGRQYDEFLDRFVEAVAERYPQAIIQWEDFARGTAFRVLERYRRVIPSFNDDIQGTGAMAVAGLISAARIKGETLSDQVFVVVGNGAGGIGVADMIREGLRREGLDEEQIRQRLYVVGRTGLMVEGLGYEKDAFQQVFIQPRSAVEGWTLAGEQPTLLETVRSARATAVLGLTGSPGLFSEDVVNAMLEHTPRPIVFPLSNPTSHIEAHPADLLRWTDGQAIIATGSPFHPIEHGGREYRIGQGNNAFIFPGLGFGAVMSRAREITDGMVMEAAQTLADWTAEYAGEEAVFPAIDQLRAVSEQVAVRVARRAIAEGVSAERRIRNMSDEELTAFIREHQWTPEYLPFRRAADAELAGGL; via the coding sequence ATGCCCAGTCCTAATCAATTGACCCGCTACTACGATGTGAAGCGCGACGCGAATGGGCAGCGCTACGTGGAAGTCCACGTGACCGGCTTTCCGCTGCTGCAAATTCCGCTGCTGAACAAATCCACCGGCTTTTCCCGCGAGGAACGCCGGGCGCTGAACATCGAAGGATTGGTGCCGCCGCATACCAGCAGCCTGCAGGAGCAAAAGACCCGCACCTACAACTCCTACCGCAAGCAGACCAGCGATTTCGAGCGCCACGAATTCCTGCGGGCGCTGCAGGACCGCAACGAGGTGCTGTTCTACGCGCTGCTGCTGGACCACCTCGAAGAGATGCTACCGATTCTCTACACCCCCACGGTGGGCGAAGCGGTCAAGAACTTCTCGGACATCTACCGCTATCCGCGCGGGCTGGCCGTCAGCACCGACGACATCGAGCACGTGGAAGAGGTGCTGGACAACGTGCCGCTGAACGACGTGCGGATGATCGTGGCGACCGATTCCAGCGCCATTCTGGGCATCGGGGATCAGGGCTTTGGCGGCATGGCGATTTCTATCGGGAAGCTGAGCCTGTACGTGGCCGGCGGCGGCCTGGGGCTGGACAAGACCCTGCCGGTGGAACTGGACGTGGGCACCGACCGCAAGGACCTGCTGGACGACCCCCTCTATCTGGGGCAGCACCACCGCCGACTGACCGGCCGGCAGTACGACGAATTCCTGGACCGGTTCGTGGAAGCGGTGGCCGAGCGCTACCCGCAGGCCATTATTCAGTGGGAAGATTTTGCGCGGGGCACGGCTTTCCGGGTACTGGAACGCTACCGCCGGGTCATTCCCAGCTTCAACGACGACATTCAGGGCACCGGCGCGATGGCCGTGGCGGGCCTGATCAGCGCGGCGCGGATCAAAGGCGAAACGCTCTCGGATCAGGTGTTCGTGGTGGTGGGCAACGGCGCCGGCGGCATCGGGGTAGCCGACATGATCCGCGAGGGCCTGCGGCGTGAGGGCCTGGACGAGGAGCAGATTCGCCAGCGGCTGTACGTGGTGGGCCGCACCGGGCTGATGGTGGAAGGGCTGGGCTACGAGAAAGACGCCTTTCAGCAGGTGTTTATCCAACCGCGCAGCGCCGTGGAAGGCTGGACGCTGGCCGGCGAGCAGCCCACGCTGCTGGAAACGGTCCGGAGTGCGCGCGCCACCGCCGTGCTGGGCCTGACCGGCTCGCCGGGTCTGTTCAGCGAGGACGTGGTAAATGCCATGCTGGAACACACCCCGCGCCCGATCGTCTTTCCGCTGTCGAACCCCACCAGCCATATCGAGGCGCACCCGGCCGACCTGCTGCGCTGGACCGACGGCCAGGCGATTATCGCCACCGGCAGCCCGTTTCACCCTATCGAGCACGGCGGGCGCGAGTACCGCATCGGGCAGGGCAACAACGCCTTTATCTTCCCGGGCCTGGGTTTCGGCGCCGTGATGAGCCGCGCCCGCGAGATCACCGACGGCATGGTGATGGAAGCGGCGCAGACCCTGGCCGACTGGACAGCCGAATATGCCGGTGAGGAAGCGGTCTTTCCCGCCATCGATCAGCTGCGGGCGGTCAGTGAGCAGGTGGCGGTGCGGGTGGCCCGGCGGGCCATCGCTGAAGGCGTGAGCGCCGAGCGCCGGATTCGCAACATGAGCGACGAGGAGCTGACGGCCTTTATCCGCGAGCATCAGTGGACGCCGGAATATCTGCCGTTCCGCCGCGCCGCCGACGCCGAACTGGCCGGCGGGCTGTAA
- a CDS encoding YihY/virulence factor BrkB family protein, with product MLSVPQTALLVREAATSFGKDNAPRLAAALTYFTIFALVPLLILAITFLTSLLADPSVQQRIVDFLASNFGADVGTALQTMLDGQKGKVDFSGGITAGAVIGLLTLAWGATNLFVQLQGSLNELWNVPSEATGGFAGQLRTRGKGLLMVLGFGVVMLLFFALNTYMSAIAQQLGQAWGAGAFLARLGTLILGAVLLTGVFAVIYRELPNVRLQWKDVLVGAAITAVLFSILQVVISWYFANFAPTSAFGAYSSVILLLLWIYYNSMILFFGAELTYAYAKHFGSSEASLSAQIKEEGYLTPREARAIAYAAETGGALSPQQRQRAWQRSARMDQPHSMLTMQQSAPKPVLPSLTGAVWNAVSAVLAVPALLLAKVLGLGGKKQVLQKRVTVHSDKGTISTKRR from the coding sequence ATGCTTTCTGTACCCCAAACTGCTCTGCTGGTGCGCGAGGCGGCCACGTCCTTCGGCAAGGACAACGCGCCGCGCCTGGCCGCCGCCCTGACCTACTTCACCATCTTCGCGCTGGTGCCGCTGCTGATTCTGGCCATCACCTTTCTGACCAGCCTGCTGGCCGACCCCAGCGTGCAGCAACGCATCGTGGACTTTCTGGCCAGCAATTTCGGGGCCGATGTGGGTACGGCGCTGCAAACCATGCTTGACGGCCAGAAGGGCAAAGTGGACTTCAGCGGTGGCATCACCGCCGGCGCCGTGATCGGTCTGCTGACACTGGCCTGGGGGGCCACCAACCTGTTCGTGCAGCTACAGGGCTCGCTCAACGAACTGTGGAACGTGCCGTCCGAGGCCACTGGCGGCTTTGCCGGGCAGCTGAGGACCCGCGGCAAGGGCCTGCTGATGGTGCTGGGCTTCGGGGTGGTGATGCTGCTGTTCTTTGCGCTGAACACCTACATGTCGGCCATCGCGCAGCAGCTGGGCCAGGCCTGGGGCGCCGGCGCTTTTCTGGCGCGGCTGGGCACCCTGATTCTGGGTGCGGTGCTACTGACCGGCGTGTTTGCGGTGATCTACCGCGAGCTACCCAACGTGCGCCTGCAATGGAAGGATGTGCTGGTGGGAGCGGCGATCACGGCGGTGCTGTTCTCCATTCTGCAGGTCGTTATCAGCTGGTACTTTGCCAACTTTGCGCCGACCAGCGCTTTCGGGGCCTACTCCTCGGTGATTCTGCTGCTGCTGTGGATTTACTACAACTCTATGATTCTGTTTTTCGGCGCCGAGCTGACCTACGCCTACGCCAAGCATTTCGGGTCCAGCGAGGCCAGCCTCAGCGCCCAGATCAAGGAAGAAGGCTACCTGACCCCGCGTGAAGCCCGCGCGATTGCCTACGCAGCCGAAACCGGCGGCGCCCTGTCCCCGCAGCAGCGCCAGCGGGCCTGGCAGCGCAGCGCCCGGATGGACCAGCCCCACTCCATGCTGACCATGCAGCAGAGCGCGCCGAAGCCGGTGCTGCCCAGCTTGACCGGTGCTGTGTGGAACGCCGTCTCGGCAGTGCTGGCGGTGCCGGCCCTGCTGCTGGCCAAAGTGCTGGGGCTGGGCGGCAAGAAACAGGTGCTGCAAAAGCGGGTTACCGTGCACAGCGACAAGGGCACCATCTCTACCAAGCGCCGCTGA